One Paracidovorax avenae ATCC 19860 genomic region harbors:
- a CDS encoding EamA family transporter — MSTSHDSPLIPALAILGSVTFLGIGTSWAKHSLFPLVGAQGTTALRVGFSALLLLLLWRPWRRPLARADAVRIAAYGAALGAMNLCFYLSLQTIPFGVAVAIEFSGPLSVALLSSRRPLDFLWVVLAVAGLGLLLPWEPSAGTLDLRGVLFALAAAVFWAGYILFGKRLGHLHTGHSVSLGLAAASLVVVPVGIGHAGAGLLTPGVLLTGIGVAALSSAVPIMLEMVALKRLPQQAFGIMISMEPAVAALLALILLGEYLSPAQWLAIGMIVAASMGCAFSAPRRSPRPQPVLPADAGAAPRG; from the coding sequence ATGTCCACGTCGCATGATTCACCGCTGATACCGGCCCTCGCCATCCTCGGATCCGTGACCTTCCTCGGGATCGGCACGTCCTGGGCCAAGCACTCCCTGTTCCCTCTGGTCGGGGCCCAGGGCACCACGGCCCTGCGGGTGGGCTTCTCGGCACTGTTGCTGCTGCTTTTGTGGCGTCCCTGGCGGCGGCCGCTCGCACGGGCGGATGCGGTACGCATCGCCGCCTACGGTGCCGCCCTGGGCGCGATGAACCTCTGCTTCTACCTGTCGTTGCAGACCATTCCCTTCGGCGTGGCCGTGGCGATCGAGTTCTCCGGCCCGCTGTCGGTGGCGCTGCTGTCGTCCCGCCGTCCGCTGGATTTCCTCTGGGTGGTCCTGGCGGTCGCGGGGCTGGGCCTGCTGCTGCCCTGGGAGCCGAGTGCCGGAACGCTGGATCTCCGCGGTGTGCTTTTCGCGCTGGCGGCCGCCGTGTTCTGGGCGGGCTACATCCTGTTCGGCAAGCGCCTGGGGCACCTGCACACCGGGCATTCCGTATCCCTCGGCCTGGCCGCGGCATCGCTGGTCGTGGTGCCCGTGGGCATCGGGCATGCCGGGGCCGGCCTGCTGACGCCGGGTGTGCTGCTCACCGGCATCGGCGTGGCCGCACTGTCCAGCGCCGTGCCGATCATGCTGGAAATGGTGGCGCTCAAGCGGCTGCCCCAGCAGGCCTTCGGCATCATGATCAGCATGGAGCCCGCCGTCGCCGCGCTGCTGGCACTGATACTGCTCGGCGAGTACCTGAGCCCGGCCCAGTGGCTGGCCATCGGCATGATCGTCGCCGCCTCCATGGGATGCGCTTTCTCCGCTCCGCGAAGGTCCCCGCGACCGCAGCCCGTGCTACCTGCGGATGCGGGCGCTGCCCCGCGCGGCTGA
- a CDS encoding phosphatase PAP2 family protein, whose translation MTISLSRRPLILALAAAFALSACGGGGSGISAVPAPPPGLGKADTAPVPNETTVPPFVDNAATNQRGDARYATLETNAGVRVLSGFLSIWKPSTLLVDAGVSATANGAFPAITPSTWSGIPGDATDGTVLNAQVHARNIQYVVDATGRRTPAQELLAYLDDRRGKAYSVSDGMGPLTTAWRAAAQQTTTITAIPADATTVVYNDGGNNTGVGGSANAAFGTAVDFVGGIGENGSTEPAKRFYKYARPWRWSSAVQVVPALLPARSTTPTTDGGFTSGHTAEAVRSSIAMAYLVPERFQEMVARGLELGESRILAGMHSPLDVISGRIHGQAVATASIATGANAARKAAAFQQARSAMMTAAGAKTPADLWQFAHSQPASTDRFADHATNRSEYLRRMTFGFPQTGDASRPAVVPKGAEVLLETRLPYLDALQRRVVLKTTAVPSGYPVMDDAEGWGRLNLFAAADGYGRFDGDVAVTMDAAQGGFSALDTWRNDIAGAGKLTKLGSGTLVLAGNNSFTGGIELAAGTLQAGSGSALGNGAVYVGGGTLRTAASGDVAVNGSYTQRPGGTLSLQMANASGTAGTLTVNGPAALAGTLEVKFAQGVRPAVGSKITVLRHGGLSGAFDAVSVPGYRVTPVYLNNAVQLRIDAAA comes from the coding sequence ATGACGATCTCCCTCTCCCGCCGTCCCCTGATCCTGGCGCTTGCCGCTGCCTTCGCGCTCTCCGCCTGCGGTGGCGGCGGTTCCGGCATCAGCGCCGTTCCCGCGCCCCCGCCAGGACTCGGCAAGGCGGACACCGCCCCCGTTCCCAACGAAACGACGGTTCCGCCCTTCGTGGACAACGCCGCGACGAACCAGCGCGGCGATGCGCGCTATGCCACGCTCGAGACCAATGCCGGCGTGCGGGTGCTGTCGGGCTTCCTCTCGATCTGGAAGCCGTCCACGCTGCTGGTGGATGCAGGCGTGAGCGCCACCGCGAACGGAGCCTTCCCGGCCATAACGCCCTCCACCTGGAGCGGCATTCCCGGCGACGCGACCGACGGGACGGTGCTCAATGCCCAGGTGCATGCGCGCAATATCCAGTACGTGGTCGATGCCACGGGCCGCCGCACTCCCGCGCAGGAACTCCTGGCCTACCTGGACGACCGCCGCGGCAAGGCCTACAGCGTGAGCGACGGCATGGGGCCGCTGACGACCGCATGGCGTGCTGCCGCGCAGCAGACGACCACCATCACCGCGATCCCGGCCGATGCGACGACCGTGGTGTACAACGATGGCGGCAACAACACGGGCGTGGGCGGCAGCGCCAACGCCGCTTTCGGCACGGCGGTGGATTTCGTCGGCGGGATCGGCGAGAACGGCTCAACGGAGCCCGCCAAGCGCTTCTACAAGTACGCGCGGCCCTGGCGCTGGAGCAGCGCCGTGCAGGTGGTGCCCGCCCTGCTCCCGGCGCGCAGCACCACGCCGACCACCGACGGCGGCTTCACCAGCGGCCACACGGCCGAGGCGGTGCGCAGTTCCATCGCCATGGCCTACCTGGTGCCGGAGCGCTTCCAGGAAATGGTCGCGCGCGGGCTGGAACTGGGCGAGAGCCGCATCCTGGCCGGCATGCATTCCCCCCTGGATGTGATCAGCGGCCGCATCCACGGCCAGGCCGTGGCCACCGCGAGCATCGCGACCGGCGCGAACGCGGCCCGCAAGGCGGCGGCCTTCCAGCAGGCACGCAGCGCGATGATGACCGCCGCCGGCGCCAAAACGCCCGCCGACCTGTGGCAGTTCGCCCATTCGCAGCCTGCCAGCACCGACCGTTTCGCGGACCATGCGACGAACCGCTCCGAGTACCTGCGGCGCATGACTTTCGGCTTCCCGCAGACCGGCGACGCTTCGCGCCCGGCCGTGGTGCCCAAGGGCGCGGAAGTGCTGCTGGAGACCCGCCTGCCCTACCTGGACGCCCTGCAGCGCCGGGTGGTGCTCAAGACCACGGCCGTGCCGTCGGGCTACCCCGTCATGGACGACGCGGAAGGCTGGGGCCGCCTGAACCTGTTCGCCGCCGCCGACGGCTACGGCCGCTTCGACGGTGACGTGGCGGTGACCATGGACGCTGCCCAGGGCGGCTTCAGCGCGCTCGATACGTGGCGCAATGACATCGCCGGGGCCGGCAAGCTGACGAAGCTCGGCAGCGGCACGCTGGTGCTCGCGGGCAACAACAGCTTCACGGGCGGCATCGAGCTGGCGGCAGGCACCCTGCAGGCGGGCAGCGGCTCGGCGCTGGGCAATGGTGCGGTGTACGTGGGCGGCGGCACGCTGCGCACCGCGGCCTCCGGTGACGTGGCGGTGAACGGCTCCTACACCCAGCGTCCGGGCGGCACGCTGTCGCTGCAGATGGCCAACGCCAGCGGCACGGCAGGTACGCTGACCGTGAACGGCCCGGCGGCACTGGCCGGCACGCTCGAGGTGAAATTCGCCCAGGGCGTGCGCCCCGCCGTGGGCTCGAAGATCACCGTGCTGCGCCATGGCGGCCTCAGCGGGGCCTTCGATGCGGTGTCCGTGCCGGGCTACCGCGTGACGCCGGTGTACCTGAACAACGCCGTGCAACTGCGCATCGACGCGGCCGCCTGA
- the asd gene encoding archaetidylserine decarboxylase (Phosphatidylserine decarboxylase is synthesized as a single chain precursor. Generation of the pyruvoyl active site from a Ser is coupled to cleavage of a Gly-Ser bond between the larger (beta) and smaller (alpha chains). It is an integral membrane protein.), translated as MPDRLAVLPQYLLPKRALTSLAGRFASARAGTRTTAAIRRFVARYKVDMSEAENPDIASYATFNDFFTRALRAGARPIADAPAVCPVDGAVSQFGRIDRDQIFQAKGHRYSTTALLGGNAQEAARFADGSFATIYLSPRDYHRIHMPCDGRLRRMIYVPGTLFSVNPLTARGVPGLFARNERVVCLFDTPLGSMALVLVGATIVGSMATVWHGTVNPPRTAGLRQWTYEDGPEVLLRKGEEMGRFMLGSTVVLLFEPGALRFADTWEPARAVRLGEPMGLPPEA; from the coding sequence GTGCCAGATCGCCTCGCCGTTCTTCCGCAATACCTGCTGCCCAAGCGGGCCCTGACCTCGCTGGCCGGCCGCTTCGCCTCCGCGCGCGCAGGCACCCGCACCACGGCCGCCATCCGCCGTTTCGTGGCCCGCTACAAGGTGGACATGTCCGAGGCCGAGAACCCGGACATCGCCAGCTACGCCACCTTCAACGATTTCTTCACGCGCGCACTGCGCGCAGGCGCGCGACCCATCGCGGACGCTCCCGCCGTCTGCCCGGTGGACGGCGCTGTAAGCCAGTTCGGCCGCATCGACAGGGACCAGATCTTCCAGGCCAAGGGCCACCGTTACTCCACCACGGCGCTGCTGGGCGGCAATGCGCAGGAGGCTGCCCGTTTCGCGGACGGCAGCTTCGCCACCATCTACCTGAGCCCGCGCGACTACCACCGCATCCACATGCCCTGCGATGGCCGGCTGCGCCGCATGATCTACGTGCCGGGTACCCTGTTCTCGGTGAATCCGCTCACGGCCCGCGGCGTTCCGGGATTGTTCGCGCGCAACGAGCGGGTGGTCTGCCTGTTCGACACGCCGCTGGGCTCGATGGCCCTGGTGCTGGTGGGAGCCACCATCGTGGGCAGCATGGCCACGGTCTGGCATGGCACGGTCAACCCGCCGCGTACCGCGGGCCTGCGCCAGTGGACCTATGAGGACGGCCCGGAAGTGCTGCTGCGCAAGGGAGAGGAAATGGGCCGGTTCATGCTCGGCTCGACGGTGGTCCTGCTCTTCGAACCCGGGGCCCTGCGTTTTGCCGACACCTGGGAGCCCGCCCGTGCCGTTCGGCTGGGCGAACCCATGGGCCTTCCGCCCGAGGCCTGA
- the infA gene encoding translation initiation factor IF-1: MAKEELIEMQGSVTEVLPDSRFRVTLDNGHQLIAYTGGKMRKHHIRILAGDKVSLEMSPYDLTKGRITFRHLPGRGPGPSSGSR, encoded by the coding sequence ATGGCTAAAGAAGAACTCATCGAAATGCAGGGCTCCGTGACGGAAGTGCTGCCGGATTCGCGATTTCGTGTCACGCTGGACAACGGGCATCAATTGATCGCCTACACCGGCGGCAAGATGCGCAAGCACCACATCCGCATCCTGGCGGGTGACAAGGTGTCCCTCGAAATGTCGCCCTACGACCTCACCAAGGGTCGCATCACCTTCCGTCACCTGCCTGGCCGCGGTCCCGGCCCGTCGTCCGGCTCCCGCTGA